The sequence below is a genomic window from Sorangiineae bacterium MSr12523.
CGCAATTTCGTTTAGCATGGCGACATGCAAACGTATCGCGCAGTCCAAGTTCGCCAGGCAGGCACACTGGAGATCGTGCAGCGTCCCGTACCCGAGCCGGGGCCCGGTGAAGTACGCATTCGCGTCGAGGCCTGTGGCGTCTGTCATACCGATGCCTTGACCGTCGACAACAAATCTCGCGCGCTCACGTATCCGCGCGTGCCGGGGCACGAAGTGGCAGGACGCATCGATGCGCTGGGTGCCGGCGTATCCGGGTGGCAGGTTGGTCAGCGCGTGGGGGTGGGCTTTCTCGGCGGGCATTGTGGGCACTGTGGAGCCTGCCGGCGCGGGCTCTTCGTGGATTGTCCCAATCAGCGAATTTCAGGCCTTACGCACGACGGGGGTTATGCGGAAATCCTCGTGGCGCACGTGCACGGTCTCGTGGCCCTGCCGGACGGGCTCGATGCGCGTGAGGCCGCCCCGCTGCTCTGCGCCGGCGTGACCACGTACAATGCTCTACGAAATTCGCCGGCGCGCGGTGGCGATCTGGTGGCCGTTCAGGGCATCGGTGGCCTCGGGCACCTGGGGATTCAATATGCCAGGCATATGGGCTTTCGCGTGGCGGCCATTGCGCGCGGCGCCGAAAAGGCGGCCCTCGCCACGCGCTTGGGTGCCGCGCACTACATCGACAGCGTGGAGAAGGATCCGGCCAAGGCGCTGCAGGAGCTGGGCGGCGCGCGGGTGATCCTCGCCACCGCGGCGGATAGCAAATCCATGGGGCCGCTGGTCGGTGGGCTGGGGCCGCGTGGCCGCATGATCGTCGTCGGCGGTTCGGGCGAGCCCATCCCCGTCTCGGGGACACAACTCATCTTTGGCGGCCGCTCCGTCGAGGGAGCCCTCACCGGATCGGCCATCGATGCAGAGGATACGCTCGCCTTCAGCGTGCAAGAGAACGTGCGCGCGATGATCGAGACCGTGCCCCTCGAGAACGCGGCCGAGGCGTACGCGCGCATGATGAGCAACAAGGCGCGCTTTCGCATGGTCATGACCATGACTTAGTCTCTAAAGGCGAGGATCGACGGGCTCACTCTCCAGGGCAAGGACGGCGAAGACGCATTCGTGCACGCGAAACAGCGGCTCGCGCGCCACGAAGCGGTGCAACGCCTCCATGCCCAGGGAGAACTCCTTCATGGCAAGCGTCCTCTTGAGGCGCACCTGACGCCCGCGAAGGCGCTCCAGGTGCTCGGGCATGGCGTACTCCGGGCCGTAGATGATGCGCAGGTACTCGCGCCCGCGGCACTTCAGTGCGGGTTGCACGAGGCCTTTTGGCCCGCGGTGGATCCATTCGCGCGGCTTGACGACCATCCCCTCGCCGCCGCCATCCGTGAGGGCTTCCCACCATGCAATGGCCGCGGCGACGTCCTCGGGCTGCTCGAGATCCACGTCACGGTAACGCGTGGCCATGAGCAACGCTGGATCGACCTTGGCGAGCCGCGCCAACGTCTCCATGTGCCAGACGTGCGAGCGGTCCACGAAGGTGCGCCCCTCGGCCGCGAGCACGTGGAACGGTGCAATGCGGTAGTCGTCCAGCGCGCGCACGTCCCAGCAATAGCGGCGGTATGCGTCACGGAATGCGCCGAGTGCGTCGTGTCGCGTGCGGTACTTCGCGGCGAGATCCGCCATACCCGGGACATCGCCTCGCGCGGCGAGGAGCCCCGCTGCGGTGTCGAGCGAGGCGAGGCCCGCGCTCGCGACGGCAGCATACTGCGTCCTCAGGAGCTCGATTGCCTTCGCGGACCACGGCAGAATTTCCGCATCGAGAACGAGCCAATCGGTTTCGAGCTCGTCCCAGAGCGATGCCATCGCCGCGCGCACCCGGTCGATGATGGCGCGCTCCAACGACGCATCCCCGAAGAACGGGCGCCCCGTGCGCGTGTACACGACGCCTGCACGACCGTCGTCCACGTCGAATCGGGCGGCTGCGGCCGATTCGTCTCGACAGGCCACGATCACGGCACGCGATCCCATGTGCTTCTCTTCGCAGACGACATGGCGCACGCCCTGCGCCGCAAAGTACGCGAACGCCTCCTCCGGCCGCTCGAGCCACGGCTGACCGGGAGCCGCGGTTTCCGGCGGCGACATGGTGGGCGGCAGGTACACGAGCCACCGTGGATCCACCGCAAAGCGACTCATCACCTCGAGTGCCGGTGCGGCGTGGGTCTCGCGAATGGTCACCGTGTGCGCATACCGGGTGTGCACGATCCGTTTGCCTGCCACGTCCGTATAGTCCAGCGGCCGCGGTGCGATTTTCGAATCGATCGACGGCACGAGGGGACGCGCAGGCTCGTAATGGACGCGCTTGGCCTCGACGGACACCAGCTCCCGCTCGGGCCATCGAAGGGCCGTGAGCGCGCCACCGAAGACGCAGCCTGTATCGATGCACAAAGTGCGATTGTGCCACTCGGGCGACGGTACCGGGGTATGCCCGTACACCACGGCGGCGCTCCCGCGATAATCCGTGGCCCAGTCGTATCGAATCGGTAATCCGTATTCGTCCGTTTCGCCGGTGCTCTCACCGTAAAGGCAGAATTCGCGAACCGCCCCACTGGCGCGGCCCTGAAATGCCTCTTTCAGCCCCGCGTGTGCGACCACGAGCTTGCCCCCATCGAGTACGTAATGGCTCACCAGGCCGTCGATGAACTCGGCCAGTTCGGCCTTGAACGCGTCGTCGGTTTGGCCAAGCTGCTGCATCGTTTGCTCCAGCCCGTGCGTGAGTCTCACGTCCTTGCCGCGCAGCTTTCGCAGCAATTTCATCTCGTGATTGCCAGGGACCATGAGCGCCGCACCGGACTTGGCCATCGCGATGACGAGACGAAGCACGGGAACGACACCGGGACCGCGGTCCACGAGATCGCCCAGAAATACCGCTTTGCGCCCTGCGGGCGGGGTGACGAAAGGTTCCTCCGGTGTCCCGCCAACGGCATATCCAAGCTTCGCGAGCAATTCGACCAATTCGTCGTAGCAGCCGTGCACGTCGCCCACGATGTCGAATGGGCCGTAATCGTTCTTTCGATTGTTCCAAAGAGGCTGCCGCACCATCGTGCACCCGGCGATCTCCTCCGGCGAGGAGAGCACGTACACATGCCGAAAGCCCTCGTCTTTCAGGCGGCGCATCGAGCGGTGAAGGATTGACGCCTGCTGCCGAACGACATGGCCGCCAAAATCGCGATCGGGCCGCGCGCGATTGCGCTCGCGGCACACCTTTTCCGGAACGTCGAGCACCACCGCCACGGGAAGCGCGTGGTACTTCCGCGCCAAGGCGACCAGAGGCTTGCGCGACTCGGGTTGCACGTTGGTGGCGTCAATGACGGTGAGGCGCGCGGCCGCGAGCCGCTTGCCGGCCACGAAATGAAGCGCTTCGAACGCGTCCGCCGTGGCCGATTGCTCATTTTCGTCGTCGGAGACGAGCCCGCGGAAGAAGTCGGACGAGAGGATCTCGGTGGGCTTGAAATGGCTGCGTGCAAAGGTCGATTTGCCCGCACCGGAGCACCCGACGAGTACGACGAGTGACAATTCTGGAATGACGAGCCGGGTCATGCGCCTTCTCCTTGGGCGCGCCGAAAGACGGCCATCTGCGTGGGCGGGCCATGGACCGGATGCTCCGCGCCGATGCCCTGGACGCGGGTCTCGTAGCCATGGGTCGTGGCCACGCGGGAAACCCAGGCAGCAAACTCGCCCCGCGTCCACTCGAAGCGATGGTCCGAATGGCGATACCGTCCCGCGGGAAGCGACTCGAAAAGAACATTGTATTCTGCATTGGGGGTAGTCACGATGACGCTGCCAGGGCGCGCGTCGCCGAAGACGACCCCTTCGAGCGCCGCGAGGCGCGAAGGATCGACGTGCTCGATGACCTCCACGAGGGCAGCCGCGTCGAAACCGCGAAATCGCGCGTCGCGGTAGGTGAGCGCGCCTTGCATCAACTCCACGCGCTCCTTGCGTTCGCGCTCGAGCCGCTGTCGTGCAATCTCGAGCGCGCGCAGGGAAGCATCCACGCCGACGAGGCGCGTGAACGCCTTTTCGCGAAGCAGTGCCCGCAAAAGCTTTCCCTCGCCACACCCCAGATCGATCACGGAGTGCGCACCGAGGGCGTGCAACTCGGCCACCACGGCCTCGATACGCACGTGGTCCAGCCGCAGCTTCTTCTCCACGGTTTCTTCGGCAGCAGTGGCTTCCGCATCGGCGGGTGCGCTTTCATCGAGCGATAGGCGCTCGAGCGCACTCCGCACGAGTGAACGCTGGTGACGCAAATAGCGATACGCAATCAGATCGCGCTCGGGGTGCGTGGCCAGCCAACCTTCGCCCTTGCGAATCAGCTTTTCCACCTCGTCATCGCCAACCCAATAATGCTTTTCGTCGTCGAGCACGGGAATGAGCACATACAGGTGCGAAAGCAACTCCCCGAGTCGAACGGCGCCGCGGAGCCGCACGCGGTGGTAAGGGCCATCTCCCCACGAAGGGAAGTGCGGGTCGAGAGGAAGGCGTTCGGCCTCGACCGCATAACCGAGCGGGACGAACAGCTTCTCGACGAGCGCACGCCCACCGCGGCACGGGAGCGATTCGAGGGTGGCCTCGAACGACAGCGCATGCCCTGCCCGCTCCGGCCGCTCACGGCTCTTGCCGCCCAGTGCCGAGCCAAACACCTGGGCAATGGCCACGCTGAGAAAGGACGACGCGACGTAAGGCCGATCGTTCACGTAGGGCTCGAGCGGCAGCGGATCGACATCGAGCAGGAGCGCCGCCGTGCACCGCTCGGCGCACGCCACCGGATAAAAGACGTGCGCTCGCCCAAAGCCGAGCTCGAACGACTGCACACGATCCGGATTCTTGCCCAACAGGTAGCCGAGGTCCGTCGCCGGGCGGAGCGCCGGATCCGTCGTCGAAATGGTAAGGAGCATGGTAAGCGCGCCCACTCCAAGCAACCAGCGAGCCAGTCCCGCGCTTCCCGGATGTCCCGGTTTTATTCCCGCACGCGCCCGGCTGGGACGATACGGCAGGATAAATTTTATCTCCAAGTCGTCGTGAAAAACGGCGCTCGTCTCGCCTAGAGTGCGTGCCATGAGCGATCCGAAAGCACTGGTTCAGGACTACTTCGACTGCATCGAACAAGGCGACGAAGCAC
It includes:
- a CDS encoding 3' terminal RNA ribose 2'-O-methyltransferase Hen1, whose product is MLLTISTTDPALRPATDLGYLLGKNPDRVQSFELGFGRAHVFYPVACAERCTAALLLDVDPLPLEPYVNDRPYVASSFLSVAIAQVFGSALGGKSRERPERAGHALSFEATLESLPCRGGRALVEKLFVPLGYAVEAERLPLDPHFPSWGDGPYHRVRLRGAVRLGELLSHLYVLIPVLDDEKHYWVGDDEVEKLIRKGEGWLATHPERDLIAYRYLRHQRSLVRSALERLSLDESAPADAEATAAEETVEKKLRLDHVRIEAVVAELHALGAHSVIDLGCGEGKLLRALLREKAFTRLVGVDASLRALEIARQRLERERKERVELMQGALTYRDARFRGFDAAALVEVIEHVDPSRLAALEGVVFGDARPGSVIVTTPNAEYNVLFESLPAGRYRHSDHRFEWTRGEFAAWVSRVATTHGYETRVQGIGAEHPVHGPPTQMAVFRRAQGEGA
- a CDS encoding alcohol dehydrogenase, yielding MQTYRAVQVRQAGTLEIVQRPVPEPGPGEVRIRVEACGVCHTDALTVDNKSRALTYPRVPGHEVAGRIDALGAGVSGWQVGQRVGVGFLGGHCGHCGACRRGLFVDCPNQRISGLTHDGGYAEILVAHVHGLVALPDGLDAREAAPLLCAGVTTYNALRNSPARGGDLVAVQGIGGLGHLGIQYARHMGFRVAAIARGAEKAALATRLGAAHYIDSVEKDPAKALQELGGARVILATAADSKSMGPLVGGLGPRGRMIVVGGSGEPIPVSGTQLIFGGRSVEGALTGSAIDAEDTLAFSVQENVRAMIETVPLENAAEAYARMMSNKARFRMVMTMT
- a CDS encoding polynucleotide kinase-phosphatase, whose amino-acid sequence is MTRLVIPELSLVVLVGCSGAGKSTFARSHFKPTEILSSDFFRGLVSDDENEQSATADAFEALHFVAGKRLAAARLTVIDATNVQPESRKPLVALARKYHALPVAVVLDVPEKVCRERNRARPDRDFGGHVVRQQASILHRSMRRLKDEGFRHVYVLSSPEEIAGCTMVRQPLWNNRKNDYGPFDIVGDVHGCYDELVELLAKLGYAVGGTPEEPFVTPPAGRKAVFLGDLVDRGPGVVPVLRLVIAMAKSGAALMVPGNHEMKLLRKLRGKDVRLTHGLEQTMQQLGQTDDAFKAELAEFIDGLVSHYVLDGGKLVVAHAGLKEAFQGRASGAVREFCLYGESTGETDEYGLPIRYDWATDYRGSAAVVYGHTPVPSPEWHNRTLCIDTGCVFGGALTALRWPERELVSVEAKRVHYEPARPLVPSIDSKIAPRPLDYTDVAGKRIVHTRYAHTVTIRETHAAPALEVMSRFAVDPRWLVYLPPTMSPPETAAPGQPWLERPEEAFAYFAAQGVRHVVCEEKHMGSRAVIVACRDESAAAARFDVDDGRAGVVYTRTGRPFFGDASLERAIIDRVRAAMASLWDELETDWLVLDAEILPWSAKAIELLRTQYAAVASAGLASLDTAAGLLAARGDVPGMADLAAKYRTRHDALGAFRDAYRRYCWDVRALDDYRIAPFHVLAAEGRTFVDRSHVWHMETLARLAKVDPALLMATRYRDVDLEQPEDVAAAIAWWEALTDGGGEGMVVKPREWIHRGPKGLVQPALKCRGREYLRIIYGPEYAMPEHLERLRGRQVRLKRTLAMKEFSLGMEALHRFVAREPLFRVHECVFAVLALESEPVDPRL